GCGCGGCCCGTCACAACCCCGTGATCCGAGCGTTCCGCCAACGCCTCCGGGCGTCGGGAAAATCCAAGATGACCACCAACGTGGCGTGCATGCGCAAACTCATCACTATCCTCAACGCCATGCTCGCCAAAAACCAATACTGGGAACCAAAAATGGCTTGATTTCAACACAGTCGCTACGATACTTGCTCACACTTGTCAAAACCACGTCTCGCGCCTGCGCGCTCGCCTCAGGGGTTTTGACCTACATTCTTCATCTTCCACACTCGTAGGGCAGGACCCCTGCGGTCCTGCTACACATGGCAGGAGTACAGGACTCCTGCCCTACGATACTAATCTTTCATCCGCTCCGCATAGAGCGGATATTTCTCGCACAAGGTCGCAACCTCGCGCGCAATACCCTCCAGCACGGCGTCATCTTTGCGATTCTGAATGGCACGGTCAATGAACTCGGCAATCTGCTTCATGGCATCAGTCCCCATCCCGCGTGTGGTTACCGCCGGCGTGCCGATACGAATGCCCGAGGTCACAAACGGCTTTTCCGGATCGAACGGGACGGTGTTTTTGTTGACCGTGATTCCGGCCTTGTCCAGCGCCTGCTCCACTTTCTTGCCGGTCAGTTTGGGGATGTCAATAAACGATACGAGCATCAGGTGCGTGTCGGTTCCACCCGCAACCAGACGATAACCCCGCTTCTTGAGCCCTTCAGCAAGTGTTTTCGCGTTGTCTACAATCTGCTTCTGGTACGTTTTGAATTCCGGCCGCAGCGCCTCTTTGAATGCGACTGCTTTGGCGGCGATCACGTGCATGAGCGGTCCGCCCTGGATACCGGGCATGATCGTGCGGTCGAGATCGGCGGCGTATTTCTCCTTGCACATAACCATCCCGCCGCGCGGCCCGCGAAGAGTTTTGTGCGTGGTTGTGGTGACAAAATCCGCGTACGGAATCGGCGACGGGTGCAGGCCCGCGGCAACCAGGCCCGCGATATGAGCGATATCGACCATCATGTATGCGCCACAGGCATCGCATGCCCGGCGAATCGCCTCGAAATCCCAGAAGCGCGGATAGGCCGATGCCCCGGCGACTATCATTTTCGGCTGGTACTCTTTGGCGGCATCGATCAGCCTGTCGTAGTCGATAACCTCGGTCTCTTTGTCGACCTGGTAACCCTTGAACTGGTAGAGAATGCCGGAAAAATTGATCGGGTGGCCGTGGGTCAGATGGCCGCCGTGGGAAAGATCGAGCCCCATCACCTTATCGCCCGGTTTGAGGACCGTGAAATACGCCCCCATGTTGGCCTGCGAACCGGAGTGCGGCTGAACGTTGGCATGCTCACAACCGAACAGCTCTTTGGCGCGGTTGCGGGCGAGGTCTTCGGCGACATCGACAAACTCGCACCCGCCGTAGTACCGCTTGGCCGGATACCCCTCGGCGTACTTGTTGGTCATCACCCCACCCTGGGCCTCGAGCACCGCCTCGGAGACGAAATTCTCGGACGCAATCAGTTCGAGCTTGGTCGCCTCGCGGCGGGTCTCATTGAATATGGCTTCGTATATTTCAGGGTCGACTTGCTTAAGGTATGACATAGGAACTCCTTCGCGTCCTAAACCCACCCGTTGGGTGGGGTACCGGTACAGCCGCGATCAATGTAGGAAAAAGGGGGACGGGGGTCAATTGGTAGTGGGTGGTCGAGCAGGACGGTCCCGCCCTACCGCTCCGCCGCCTTGATCTTGTTCAGGCGGGCGACATGACGGCCGCCCTCAAACGGTGTATCCAGAAACGTTTTGAGGATGGACTCGAGCTCGCCCTCAGGCGTGAACTTGCCGGATAGAATGAGTACGTTAGCATCGTTGTGAAGTCTCGTCAGGCGGGACATTTCGGTATTCAAGGCCAGCCCGGCCCGCACGCCTTTAACTTTGTTGGACGTAATCGCCATGCCGTTGCCGGTCCAGCAGATATTGACACCGTAGTTGACTTTGCCGTCGGCGACCGCGTGGGCGACCTTCAGGCCATAATCGGGATAGTCGACTGATTCCTCCGACGTGGTCCCCATGTCAATCACCCCGTAGCCCCACTTCTCGAGCAGCGCCTTGACTCGCTCCTTGAATAGATACCCATTATGGTCAGCGCCGATTGCGATTTTCATCTATGCGATGGCTCCTTCGTTTAGTACTCCTCATTCGTGGGCGGCAGACCTCCTGGTCTGCCCCTTAAGATGGAGCGGCAGACGAGGACGTCTGCCGGCCACGAAACGGCGGGTTAGAGACGGACCCGCCATACGTTACTTATGCCGGCACTCCCAGCTTCTTGTTCGCCTTCTCGCGTACATAGGTCAGCCAGCCGTATTTGTCCGGCGTGCGACCCTCGACAATGTCGAAAAATGCCTTCTGTAATTTCTTTGTGATCGCTCCGCGTGAGCCGGTCCCCACTTGCAGACCGTCTACTTCCGCCACGGGTGTTATTTCGGCGGCGGAACCAGTGAAAAAGACCTCGTCGGCGATGTACAAATACTCGCGCGGGATGTTGTGCTCGCGGACCTCGTACCCAAGATCGCGCGCCATGGTGATTACTGTGTCGCGCGTGATTCCCGGCAGCACCGATGCCGACAGCGGCGGCGTGATCAGCACGTCACCTTTGATGATAAACACGTTTTCGCCTGAGCCTTCGGAAACATGACCGTTGTAGTCGAGACCAATGCCCTCGTCGAAACCGAGCCGCCGCGCCTCAAGCCTGATTAGCTGGCTGCTGAGATAGTTGCCGCCGGCCTTGGCCATTGCTGGAAGCGTATCGGCGGCCAGGCGCCGCCAGGACGACACACAGACCCGCACTCCACGTTCGACAGCACCGTCGCCAAGATACTGGCCCCACGGCCAGACAGCGATAGACATCTCGATCGGGCAATCCGACGGATCCACTTTCAGAGCCCCGTAGCCCCGGTATGCGACCGGGCGGACATAGCAGGCCTCGAGTTTGTTAGCGTCGATCAGATCGATGATCGCCTGATCGATCTGTTCAGCCGTGTAGTTGAGCGGCATACGGTAGATTTTGGCGGAGTTCAAGAGTCGGACAGAATGATCGCGCAGACGGAACAGGATTGGGCCACGGTCGGATTTGTAGGCCCGCATCCCTTCGAATACCGATGAACCGTAATGAACTACGTGCGACAGCACGTGTATTTTGGCGTCGTTCCATTTAACCAGTTTGCCGTTCATCCAGATGAGTTCGCTGGTCTGCATTAGAGAAGTCCTCCAGGGTATTCCAGGTCTCCGTTCACTGAGGGCAAAATACCAAAAGCCGGCGACTATTTCAACCGGTTTCTAAGGTCGGAAGAGTAACGATTCTGCTGAGACCGGGGTCTGATCGTCTCGTGTCAAGTGGCTCTGGAGGTCTGCTTCTCCAACAGAAACCACACAATGTCGTCCTGGCGGAAGTTATTGTCCCGATGATATACAAAACCGTAGTCCCGCAACACCAAATCGGGAAAGCGGTCAAGCATCTCCCCCGCGAAGTCTCTCTTGAACAGTTTCTTCGTGTGGCCGCGATAGATAAGTTCTACCGGTGACGGATTGTAATACTCTGCGATTAGTACATAACGGGTACTGCAGCGGTAGAGCAGATCGTATACATCCGGGAGCATGTCGGGGTTCATGTGGATGAGTACCCCTTTGGTGAGCGCGAGATCCCAGGTGCGAGTGGGCCGGAACTCCAGCACCGTTTGGCGGAATACCTCGGCCTCCGGCATGTTGGTTTTCAGTTCGTCGGCTGCTTTCTGATTGATTTCCACACCCGCCAATTCTACTCCCGGTAGCAGCCTCTGAAGGGCCATCAGGTTCAAACCGATATTGGCGCCCAGCTCTATTATGGATTTTATTCCCACCGCCCGTTTGAGAACCTGGCCGAAGAAAGCGGTGTTGGACGCCACCCAGGATGAACCCCGGTTGCGCTCGGTGTATTCGTCACCGAACCTGCCGTTCCAGAATTCTTCTTGTTCCGTCTTGTAGCCCAAGCCAATCCTCTCAATTGCGGCGACGGTCGACAAGTTTCCACACCGATGGCAGTATCACTGCCGCCAGCGCTATTTTGACGATGCCCCCCGCGATGAACGGATAGAGGCCCAGCGCGAGAACCGATCCGGCCGGCACATACATCGAAAGCTGCGCCAGCCCGCAGGCGAAGATCACGACATTACCGGCGAGCATCG
The Candidatus Zixiibacteriota bacterium DNA segment above includes these coding regions:
- a CDS encoding transposase, whose amino-acid sequence is ELGQLNRRQIAALIGTAPINRDSGKFRGKRLTGGGRRDVRTRLFLPTLSAARHNPVIRAFRQRLRASGKSKMTTNVACMRKLITILNAMLAKNQYWEPKMA
- the glyA gene encoding serine hydroxymethyltransferase, which produces MSYLKQVDPEIYEAIFNETRREATKLELIASENFVSEAVLEAQGGVMTNKYAEGYPAKRYYGGCEFVDVAEDLARNRAKELFGCEHANVQPHSGSQANMGAYFTVLKPGDKVMGLDLSHGGHLTHGHPINFSGILYQFKGYQVDKETEVIDYDRLIDAAKEYQPKMIVAGASAYPRFWDFEAIRRACDACGAYMMVDIAHIAGLVAAGLHPSPIPYADFVTTTTHKTLRGPRGGMVMCKEKYAADLDRTIMPGIQGGPLMHVIAAKAVAFKEALRPEFKTYQKQIVDNAKTLAEGLKKRGYRLVAGGTDTHLMLVSFIDIPKLTGKKVEQALDKAGITVNKNTVPFDPEKPFVTSGIRIGTPAVTTRGMGTDAMKQIAEFIDRAIQNRKDDAVLEGIAREVATLCEKYPLYAERMKD
- the rpiB gene encoding ribose 5-phosphate isomerase B, yielding MKIAIGADHNGYLFKERVKALLEKWGYGVIDMGTTSEESVDYPDYGLKVAHAVADGKVNYGVNICWTGNGMAITSNKVKGVRAGLALNTEMSRLTRLHNDANVLILSGKFTPEGELESILKTFLDTPFEGGRHVARLNKIKAAER
- a CDS encoding branched-chain amino acid transaminase — encoded protein: MQTSELIWMNGKLVKWNDAKIHVLSHVVHYGSSVFEGMRAYKSDRGPILFRLRDHSVRLLNSAKIYRMPLNYTAEQIDQAIIDLIDANKLEACYVRPVAYRGYGALKVDPSDCPIEMSIAVWPWGQYLGDGAVERGVRVCVSSWRRLAADTLPAMAKAGGNYLSSQLIRLEARRLGFDEGIGLDYNGHVSEGSGENVFIIKGDVLITPPLSASVLPGITRDTVITMARDLGYEVREHNIPREYLYIADEVFFTGSAAEITPVAEVDGLQVGTGSRGAITKKLQKAFFDIVEGRTPDKYGWLTYVREKANKKLGVPA
- a CDS encoding pseudaminic acid biosynthesis-associated methylase — translated: MGYKTEQEEFWNGRFGDEYTERNRGSSWVASNTAFFGQVLKRAVGIKSIIELGANIGLNLMALQRLLPGVELAGVEINQKAADELKTNMPEAEVFRQTVLEFRPTRTWDLALTKGVLIHMNPDMLPDVYDLLYRCSTRYVLIAEYYNPSPVELIYRGHTKKLFKRDFAGEMLDRFPDLVLRDYGFVYHRDNNFRQDDIVWFLLEKQTSRAT